In one Silene latifolia isolate original U9 population chromosome 10, ASM4854445v1, whole genome shotgun sequence genomic region, the following are encoded:
- the LOC141605480 gene encoding uncharacterized protein At4g37920, whose protein sequence is MAVMPSSSSLLITPPIFKLLSFNCTSVNFGKAMHRQLLVQSVHKTDLRSQPRSFQDYSVFNANRSWYPSFAATGNTTSSVAETCGEEQMESPAPSDDVSDKMDTHKMIRICDKLVDVFLVDKPTATDWRRLLTFSKEWNNIRPHFYQRCQDKADSEGNPEMKHKLLRLKRKLKEIDEDIQRHDELLEVVREAPSEIGDIVARRRKDFTKEFFIHLHTVAESCHDNPTEQDAVAKLGNMCVAAVQAYDTASESIEAVNAAEMKFQDIINSPSVDAACRKIDSLAEKNQLDSALVLMITKAWSAAKESNMMKEEAKDVLYHLYTTARGNLQRLMPKEIRIVKYLLMIEDPEEKISALSDAFTPGEELEGKDVDSLYTTPEKLHTWIKSVVNAYHFSQEGTLIREARDLMNPKIIQKLEELQKIVEDKFL, encoded by the exons ATGGCGGTTATGCCATCCTCTTCTTCTCTGCTCATTACACCGCCCATTTTCAAACTCCTTTCCTTCAATTGCACTTCAG TGAATTTTGGAAAAGCAATGCATAGACAACTGCTCGTCCAGTCTGTTCATAAAACCGATTTGAGATCACAGCCTCGCTCTTTTCAAGATTATAGTGTCTTTAATGCGAATAGGTCTTGGTATCCCTCTTTTGCGGCAACTGGTAACACAACATCTTCAGTGGCAGAAACCTGTGGGGAAGAGCAGATGGAATCACCAGCTCCGTCTGATGATGTATCTGACAAAATGGATACTCATAAAATGATCCGCATTTGTGACAAATTAGTTGATGTATTTCTGGTAGACAAGCCCACTGCAACTGACTGGAGAAGGCTATTAACTTTTAGCAAAGAATGGAATAATATTCGACCTCACTTTTATCAGCGTTGTCAGGACAAAGCCGACAGCGAGGGCAACCCTGAAATGAAGCACAAGCTACTTCGCCTTAAACGAAAGTTGAAAGAG ATTGATGAAGACATTCAAAGACATGATGAACTTCTCGAGGTGGTCAGAGAGGCCCCATCAGAGATAGGTGATATTGTTGCTAGGCGCCGTAAAGACTTCACGAAGGAGTTTTTTATACATCTTCACACTGTTGCAGAATCCTGTCATGATAATCCTACTGAGCAGGATG CTGTGGCAAAGCTTGGAAATATGTGTGTCGCGGCAGTCCAAGCATATGACACAGCTTCTGAAAGCATAGAAGCAGTAAATGCTGCAGAAATGAAGTTCCAAGACATTATCAATTCTCCCTCTGTAGATGCTGCTTGCAGAAAGATTGACAGCTTAGCTGAGAAAAATCAACTTGATTCTGCCCTTGTTTTAATGATAACAAAAGCTTGGTCAGCTGCTAAAGAATCAAACATGATGAAAGAGGAG GCAAAGGATGTGCTGTATCATTTATACACAACTGCTAGAGGTAATCTTCAGAGACTAATGCCAAAAGAGATACGAATTGTAAAGTATCTTCTCATGATTGAGGACCCAGAAGAAAAAATTTCTGCTCTCAGTGATGCATTTACTCCTGGGGAAGAGCTTGAGGGAAAGGACGTGGATAGCCTCTATAC GACACCTGAGAAACTGCACACGTGGATCAAATCCGTCGTGAATGCTTATCATTTCAGCCAAGAAGGAACGCTGATCAGGGAAGCAAGGGATTTGATGAATCCGAAAATTATCCAAAAGTTGGAGGAACTGCAGAAGATTGTGGAAGATAAGTTCTTGTAA